CGTCGCTGGCCTCACACTATTGATCCTTCCGCATTCTTTGACGAAGACGGAAAACTGTGGCTGGTATATGGTTCGTGGAGTGGAGGTATCTGGATGCTGGAGCTCAACGAAGAGAATGGCTTACGTGATTATGATGTGGTATATCCATCTACGGGCGGCAGTACCGATGGCGTGACCAGCGATCCTTATTTCGGCAAGAAGATAGCCGGCGGCTATTATGTGTCGGGCGAAGGGCCTTATATTGAGCATATAGGCAATTACTACTACCTGTTTGTGAGCTATGGAAACTTTACTGCCGGCGGCCGCGACGATAAGAACAATCCCGTAGGTGGCTACGTGATGCGTATGTTCCGTTCGCAGAAACCCAACGGCCCCTATGTTGATGCCAATGGAGTAAGTGCTATCTTCAATAACTATGTGCTGAACTATGGCAATGGCAGTGACACCCGTGGCGTGAAGGTGATGGGCGCTTACGACCATTGGGGATTCATGTCGGAAGGCGCGAATAAGGAAGGTGAACTGTCGCAGGGCCATAACTCTGTTATTGCCGCCGAGGACGGGCGTACCTATTTGGTTTATCACACTCGCTTTAACGTGGGCTATATGGCCGATGGAAAGGTTTATGAGGGTCATTCCGTACGTGTTCACCAGATGTTCCTCAATGCTAATAACTGGCTGGTGGCTTCGCCCTTTGAGTATAATGGCGAAACACTTACCGACGAGGAACTGGCCACCACCCAGAATGTTCCTGATAGTGAAATACCTGGTGTCTACCAGATTCTCGTTCATAAATACAAGACCGATATTGCCAATTTTGAAACCGTAGAACCTGTAAAAATCACACTTACCGCCGATGGTAAGATTTCAGGAGCTTATACGGGAACGTGGAGTCTGAAGGAAGGCACCAGTTACATCACCTTGAAACTGGGCTCTACAAACTATCATGGTGTGCTGTTTGAACAGCAGATAGATGGCAAGAGTATTAAGACTGTGGCCTTCTCGGCATTGGCTCTCAACGGTGTCAACGTGTGGGGCTATAAGTTCCGCGACGACTATTCAATTGCCTGGCAGTTGAACAATCAGACCGAGCCGTTGTCCAATGGTCAGCGTGTGAACAAGAATATCGACCTCTATGCTATGAGCGAGAATGTAGATAATGTTTCTCTGCACTGGACCACCAGTAATCCCGAGGTCATTTCCGCTTATGGTAAGTATTATCCTGTAGGTTTGGAGGAAAACACCACCGTTCAACTCACTGCCCGCCTTGAAGCCGGCCATTATTTCTGGCAGAAAGATTATAATGTGACTGCTCAGTCGGAGGAAAATTCGCAGACCACCTACACTACTTGGAAAGATGGCATGCTGGCCCACTATGAGTTTGACAATGCTGAATTGTCTAACTCGCTGAATCCTTCAGAGAAAGCCCAGTTGAAAAAGAACGGTACTGGCAAACAGCCTACATTGGTTGAGGGCGAAGTGTTGCGCAATGGAAATGTGGTGCACACCGTCTTTGGTGCCAAGGGTAAGGAAAGTTATGTTGCCATACCTAACCCCCTGAAGGGAAAGGAACTTGCCAATGGCGCTACCGTCTCATTCTTCGTGAAGCGTAGCGATGCCAATCTGTGGGATGCCCTCTTTGGCGCTACAGCCGGTACTGCTCAGCTCTATATGACGGGCAATCTCTATATGGGCTTTAACAGTGGCGATGGCAATTACATCGATATTAACCATCCCGAGACCGTACAGCCTACCGACCTTACCGTTGACCGTTGGCATTTGGTGACAATCACCTTTGAGCGCACGGCAACTGCCACTTCTGGCGGCATCACCATGTATATAGATGGTGTGGCCCATAAGAGCGACCGCTACAAGGAGGAACTCAATGGCAAGTCGGCCACTACCCGTCAGGGATTCAACTACAACCTGATTGTTGACCATCTCGCCGCTGCCGACGAACTGATGCTTGGCAATGGCTCGTTCTGGGGTACTGCCGATGCCTCGTTCGACGATGTGATAGTCTATGACCGTGTGCTTTCTACTCTTGAGATTAGGGCACTGAACCAGATGGTGAACCGTTCGAACATCAACGGCAAACTGGATGGTATCAGCGACGTAACGACGGCTCAGCCCGTGAAGAGTTCCGATGCTGTGTTTGACCTCTCGGGTCGTCGCATCACTGTGCTCCGTCCAGGACTCTATATCAAGAACGGAAAGAAGTTTGTGATCAAGTAATTTTCCCGAATCTTTTGATAAAAGGTGAAGTTTAGACCTTTACTATAGACAATTTATTTTTTATGACTTTGAATAGTTTTTTTAAGTTATGCCTTGTCATTTGCCTGCCCCTTTTGGCTGGTGGACAAGGTATGGCTGTGAATCGGGCTTCAGTAGAAAATCCTGAAGACCGTACCAGTCTTATTCAGAATCCATCATTCGAAACCAATGGTACCACAGGTTGGACGGTTAATAATATGTCCACGCAGAACAACTCCGTGTTTTCTCAGAAAAGAGGCGTGTACTATCTGGAGTCGTGGGTCAGTATGGGGCAGAAACTCGGTTCGGCCTCCGTTACACAGACGTTGAAGGACCTGCCACAAGGCAATTATATTCTCAAGGCTCATGCCCTGCATATTCAGCAGTCTGCCAGTGGCAGTACGGCCAATAAAGGAACTGCCCAGACGGGTGTTGTGCTTTTTGCCGGCACTTCCGAGACCGTGGTCACGGCCATGAAACAGTATGAGGTGGCTTTCTCGGTAATCGGCGAAAAGAGCGATGTTGAGATAGGCTTGAAGGCCGAAGGGGCTACGGGCAACTATTTGTGCGTGGACAATTTCATCCTTCAGTATGTGGGCGAACTGACCACTGACAGCTATGTGGAGACGATATGCCAGCTGATGACTCAGGCACAGGGCCTGTTGGACAAGGGCGTGCAGAATACCGTTGCCCAGCAACTGCAGACCGCCATTGCCGCGGGGCGTGAAGCCACGCTGACGCAGGAGGGCACTCCGCTTACTGAATATGATGCCGACAAGCTCACCGCTGCCTATCAGCAACTCGTTGCTGCCGTTGAGGCCGGTCTGTCGTCGCGTGCTCTCTACGATGCCCTTCAGTTGCGTATCGACTATGCCCAAAAGGTAGTGGGCTGGTGGCAGAACACAGAACGAAAGGCTACGGCCGTGGCCAATCTGACCGAAGCCATCAGTGTGGCCACTCAGGCTGTCACCGACTATTCGCTGGCCGATACCGATTTGAAAGGGGCTGTTACAGCCTTGAACAGTAAGATATCGGCTGTCGATAAGAAAATCTACTGCAGTGGCAATGCCTGTGGCAGTGATGCCGACTTGAAGAAAACCACCAGTCAGTGGTGCTACGAACGCAGTCTGCAGTCAAAGCATTGGATTCTTTTCTGGGAAGCAGGCTATGGCATGACGGCCCCGTCGGTGGTGCCTGGCATTCTTGAGACTGCCGATAAAATCTTTGAGTTCTACGCCGACAGTCTGAAGTATATCACCATCAATCAGGGTAAGTCAAAGACTGATACCTACAAGATGATTATCCGCCTGCGCCAC
The sequence above is a segment of the Prevotella sp. E9-3 genome. Coding sequences within it:
- a CDS encoding family 43 glycosylhydrolase, which gives rise to MKKLLSLLLCALPFTAVMAQEETEITTTQAKSMYKNTSKKRISVHDPSVVYEPVSKRYYIFGSHKSGAYSTNLQNWTSSAPTWQVGTNTNAANKDAFVTPAVTKVMKGGVEVDFPAFNAMEWSGRTDESYNIDGNMWAPDVLWNPIMEKWCMYLSINGDAWHSSIVLLTSDKITGPYLYQGPVVMSGFQDSGHSYKGTDLELALGTLTSLPTRYAVGSGWGRRWPHTIDPSAFFDEDGKLWLVYGSWSGGIWMLELNEENGLRDYDVVYPSTGGSTDGVTSDPYFGKKIAGGYYVSGEGPYIEHIGNYYYLFVSYGNFTAGGRDDKNNPVGGYVMRMFRSQKPNGPYVDANGVSAIFNNYVLNYGNGSDTRGVKVMGAYDHWGFMSEGANKEGELSQGHNSVIAAEDGRTYLVYHTRFNVGYMADGKVYEGHSVRVHQMFLNANNWLVASPFEYNGETLTDEELATTQNVPDSEIPGVYQILVHKYKTDIANFETVEPVKITLTADGKISGAYTGTWSLKEGTSYITLKLGSTNYHGVLFEQQIDGKSIKTVAFSALALNGVNVWGYKFRDDYSIAWQLNNQTEPLSNGQRVNKNIDLYAMSENVDNVSLHWTTSNPEVISAYGKYYPVGLEENTTVQLTARLEAGHYFWQKDYNVTAQSEENSQTTYTTWKDGMLAHYEFDNAELSNSLNPSEKAQLKKNGTGKQPTLVEGEVLRNGNVVHTVFGAKGKESYVAIPNPLKGKELANGATVSFFVKRSDANLWDALFGATAGTAQLYMTGNLYMGFNSGDGNYIDINHPETVQPTDLTVDRWHLVTITFERTATATSGGITMYIDGVAHKSDRYKEELNGKSATTRQGFNYNLIVDHLAAADELMLGNGSFWGTADASFDDVIVYDRVLSTLEIRALNQMVNRSNINGKLDGISDVTTAQPVKSSDAVFDLSGRRITVLRPGLYIKNGKKFVIK
- a CDS encoding DUF6055 domain-containing protein, which gives rise to MNSFFKLCLVICLPLLAGGQGMAVNRASVENPEDRTSLIQNPSFETNGTTGWTVNNMSTQNNSVFSQKRGVYYLESWVSMGQKLGSASVTQTLKDLPQGNYILKAHALHIQQSASGSTANKGTAQTGVVLFAGTSETVVTAMKQYEVAFSVIGEKSDVEIGLKAEGATGNYLCVDNFILQYVGELTTDSYVETICQLMTQAQGLLDKGVQNTVAQQLQTAIAAGREATLTQEGTPLTEYDADKLTAAYQQLVAAVEAGLSSRALYDALQLRIDYAQKVVGWWQNTERKATAVANLTEAISVATQAVTDYSLADTDLKGAVTALNSKISAVDKKIYCSGNACGSDADLKKTTSQWCYERSLQSKHWILFWEAGYGMTAPSVVPGILETADKIFEFYADSLKYITINQGKSKTDTYKMIIRLRHTTDWEASGSGIDNMIGLLTLSNGAHTSRSGQTVAHEIGHCFQYQTHCDNNNNNGWMYNWGQSTLNVFWEMCAQWQAYKFYPDMQFNNEWFTNTINGLHRHPLCVDLRYNNFFIQDYMCHKHGMDFLGRMWNESKSPEDPLQAYMRLTMSGLSSKKLSQLGDEMWEYGARMTTFDMDPIRDRGKSSINKRNQTALVNAGDGFWSPTAANCIENFGNNAIRLNAPSTEKTIYAELVGQAGKAGYTSHNKTKAGWRVGFVALQKDGTRLYSEVGTATYKDSVTIVSFDCPAKCSYVWLVVSGAPTSYWTRDWLSWDKEGVAEQWPYRVKLYQTNVYGKANNNTLPSGIDDIRILNGEKPCADTNVYDLQGRKVSSSLTDGCSSLKSGVYIVGGKKVLMK